A part of Doryrhamphus excisus isolate RoL2022-K1 chromosome 8, RoL_Dexc_1.0, whole genome shotgun sequence genomic DNA contains:
- the LOC131134625 gene encoding heat shock protein beta-7-like, whose product MESLTSSSHRSSSSCRSSARYSTSSCFRSESSLPGSRDTLDSLLQPFDSPESSTLFWEEGKDPFARHSRCSYGHSTPVPGCQSIAGGGGVQCVGDRYHVSTDVSQFEPQDVVVMAYNHHVVIHAEKVMDDGSISDTFTHKSLFPKDMNPLSVRGTINHDGILVVSVHRGNTADDQEPLAVPTKETHL is encoded by the exons ATGGAATCACTGACTTCTTCCAGCCACAGATCCTCATCATCCTGTCGCTCATCAGCCCGGTACAGCACCTCCAGTTGCTTTCGGTCAGAGAGCTCACTGCCCGGATCACGTGATACGCTGGATTCACTTCTACAACCTTTCGACTCACCCGAGTCTTCCACTCTGTTTTGGGAAGAGGGCAAGGACCCATTCGCCAGGCACAGCAGATGCTCTTATGGACACAGCA CTCCAGTGCCGGGTTGTCAGAGCATCGCTGGTGGCGGCGGCGTGCAGTGTGTAGGAGATAGGTACCACGTGTCAACGGACGTCAGCCAATTTGAGCCACAGGATGTTGTGGTGATGGCGTATAACCACCATGTTGTCATTCACGCTGAGAAg GTCATGGACGACGGGAGCATCAGTGACACATTTACCCATAAGTCCCTGTTTCCTAAGGACATGAACCCCCTGTCTGTGCGTGGGACCATTAACCATGATGGCATCTTGGTTGTGAGCGTCCAccgtggaaacactgcagatgACCAGGAGCCTCTGGCAGTCCCTACCAAAGAAACGCACCTTTGA
- the fam131ab gene encoding protein FAM131A isoform X2 — protein MLPKSRRALTIQEIATLARSSLHGISQVVKDHVTKPTAMAQGRVAHLIEWKGWCKPMDTPAALELDFNSYSDLTEGEQEARFAAGVAEQFAIAEAKLRAWSSVDGDESNDDSYDEDFLPANEPTTQSTDVPSYSPYLKDLIHNQLCQHLGLRGLCCEGGDDGGRDRVGSGEPSPTAGSPDTLCSSLCSLDEHHPLLRDLSGPRGGHHSNTAELAAKILSALQGGEELLLARLQRVGQTGPGRGDCGFHTLGGNGRGIGPIGGGQALPSYSMSYSETYLSPGEDDETPCKDMCQVEANGEGFPPDYDPRRRLSDVASSGVVSLDEDEEEEEANQ, from the exons ATGTTACCAAAATCAAGACGAGCTCTGACCATTCAAGAGATTGCAACGTTAGCGCGATCCTCCTTACATG GTATTTCCCAGGTAGTGAAGGATCATGTGACTAAGCCTACAGCCATGGCTCAGGGCAGAGTGGCCCACCTCATCGAGTGGAAGGGGTGGTGTAAGCCCATGGATACTCCTGCAGCCCTGGAATTGGACTTTAATTCCTACTCGGATCTTACAGAAGGAGAACAGGAAGCTCGCTTTGCTGCag gtgTGGCAGAGCAGTTTGCCATCGCCGAGGCAAAGCTGAGAGCCTGGTCGTCAGTAGATGGTGATGAGTCCAATGATGACTCATACGATGAGGACTTTCTGCCTGCCAACGAGCCCACCACACAGAGCAcag ACGTGCCATCGTATTCTCCCTACTTAAAGGACCTGATCCACAACCAGCTTTGTCAACACCTGGGCCTGCGTGGTCTGTGCTGCGAGGGAGGAGACGACGGAGGCCGTGACCGAGTGGGCAGCGGCGAGCCGTCTCCCACGGCGGGCTCGCCAGACACTTTGTGCTCCAGCCTGTGCAGCCTGGACGAGCACCACCCGTTGCTGCGTGACCTGAGTGGCCCCCGTGGCGGCCACCACAGCAACACCGCCGAGCTCGCCGCTAAGATCCTGTCAGCGCTGCAGGGAGGGGAGGAGCTTCTTCTGGCTCGACTTCAAAGGGTCGGGCAGACAGGGCCCGGTAGGGGGGATTGTGGATTCCACACCCTTGGGGGGAATGGGCGGGGTATTGGGCCTATTGGTGGTGGCCAGGCGTTGCCTTCATACTCCATGTCTTACTCCGAGACATACCTATCCCCTGGGGAGGATGACGAAACCCCCTGTAAGGACATGTGCCAGGTGGAGGCCAACGGGGAGGGGTTCCCACCTGATTATGACCCCCGTAGGAGGCTGTCTGATGTTGCTTCATCTGGAGTTGTTTCGcttgatgaggatgaggaggaggaagaagccaACCAATGA
- the fam131ab gene encoding protein FAM131A isoform X1 yields MVLIHFHCKVNVDDTIEMLPKSRRALTIQEIATLARSSLHGISQVVKDHVTKPTAMAQGRVAHLIEWKGWCKPMDTPAALELDFNSYSDLTEGEQEARFAAGVAEQFAIAEAKLRAWSSVDGDESNDDSYDEDFLPANEPTTQSTDVPSYSPYLKDLIHNQLCQHLGLRGLCCEGGDDGGRDRVGSGEPSPTAGSPDTLCSSLCSLDEHHPLLRDLSGPRGGHHSNTAELAAKILSALQGGEELLLARLQRVGQTGPGRGDCGFHTLGGNGRGIGPIGGGQALPSYSMSYSETYLSPGEDDETPCKDMCQVEANGEGFPPDYDPRRRLSDVASSGVVSLDEDEEEEEANQ; encoded by the exons GTGAATGTTGACGACACCATTGAAATGTTACCAAAATCAAGACGAGCTCTGACCATTCAAGAGATTGCAACGTTAGCGCGATCCTCCTTACATG GTATTTCCCAGGTAGTGAAGGATCATGTGACTAAGCCTACAGCCATGGCTCAGGGCAGAGTGGCCCACCTCATCGAGTGGAAGGGGTGGTGTAAGCCCATGGATACTCCTGCAGCCCTGGAATTGGACTTTAATTCCTACTCGGATCTTACAGAAGGAGAACAGGAAGCTCGCTTTGCTGCag gtgTGGCAGAGCAGTTTGCCATCGCCGAGGCAAAGCTGAGAGCCTGGTCGTCAGTAGATGGTGATGAGTCCAATGATGACTCATACGATGAGGACTTTCTGCCTGCCAACGAGCCCACCACACAGAGCAcag ACGTGCCATCGTATTCTCCCTACTTAAAGGACCTGATCCACAACCAGCTTTGTCAACACCTGGGCCTGCGTGGTCTGTGCTGCGAGGGAGGAGACGACGGAGGCCGTGACCGAGTGGGCAGCGGCGAGCCGTCTCCCACGGCGGGCTCGCCAGACACTTTGTGCTCCAGCCTGTGCAGCCTGGACGAGCACCACCCGTTGCTGCGTGACCTGAGTGGCCCCCGTGGCGGCCACCACAGCAACACCGCCGAGCTCGCCGCTAAGATCCTGTCAGCGCTGCAGGGAGGGGAGGAGCTTCTTCTGGCTCGACTTCAAAGGGTCGGGCAGACAGGGCCCGGTAGGGGGGATTGTGGATTCCACACCCTTGGGGGGAATGGGCGGGGTATTGGGCCTATTGGTGGTGGCCAGGCGTTGCCTTCATACTCCATGTCTTACTCCGAGACATACCTATCCCCTGGGGAGGATGACGAAACCCCCTGTAAGGACATGTGCCAGGTGGAGGCCAACGGGGAGGGGTTCCCACCTGATTATGACCCCCGTAGGAGGCTGTCTGATGTTGCTTCATCTGGAGTTGTTTCGcttgatgaggatgaggaggaggaagaagccaACCAATGA